One genomic region from Streptomyces sp. NBC_01304 encodes:
- a CDS encoding CDP-glycerol glycerophosphotransferase family protein, translated as MPHLSVIVSGPDIQGHLYECLDSIAAQPDTGLEVLVATADEAAGELAAAHAARDPRFIPLALPEGTSPAAARRAALDRATGLYLHFLQSKDGLPADAVASIVARLDEAATADGDLDVLLFDHVQVHWWDPARPSGDTALMAKAGHAVTRLAARPELLTAAPLLGNRVLRADFARAHADLLTSDLPPAPNAPADERHPAYATLLLADRIGCLDKVALHHRRLRRASLPPLSAEQHFAVFATYERLQELAESSPKAVRIALYDLMVEDYLRTIARPGLLPAAIAPDYFHRAAEHARRYRPDGYQTPGGLAGVRRNLLDRDQYTGYKALNTANAKRRGLQSKLGAKKRKVGAAVRKHRYGKALEQPVDRELAVFSAYWDRGVACNPAAIAARLGELAPEIHPVWVVAQDRVPLLPPGTDFVVPGSRRYLEVMGTAKFLVNNVNFPNAMVKRPDQTYLQTHHGTPLKRMGLDQLDFPAASKGLNFRSLLARVDRWDYSLSANSHSTRMWEHAYPSHYTSLDYGYPRNDVFYRAGAEEVRAVRARLGIAPGKRALLYAPTHRDYEAGWTPRLDLAALSEALGEDTVILVRGHYFYGGAASPLARLRKTGRVIDVSAYDPVEDLCLAADALIADYSSIMFDYANLDRPIVIFADDWEMYAKTRGVYFDLVADQPPGHVAFSQDELTQLLGSQMWRDEAAAKLRADFRRRFCEFDDGFAADRVVRRVFLGERPEALPQIIPVEDRTPAPTPEEAAAR; from the coding sequence ATGCCCCACCTCAGCGTGATCGTGTCCGGCCCGGACATTCAGGGCCATCTGTACGAGTGTCTGGACAGCATCGCCGCGCAGCCGGACACCGGTCTCGAGGTGCTCGTCGCCACCGCCGACGAAGCCGCCGGTGAGCTGGCGGCCGCGCACGCCGCCCGCGACCCGCGCTTCATACCCCTCGCCCTGCCCGAGGGCACCTCCCCGGCCGCCGCCCGCCGCGCCGCCCTGGACCGGGCCACGGGCCTGTATCTGCACTTCCTGCAGAGCAAGGACGGCCTCCCGGCCGACGCCGTGGCCTCGATCGTCGCCCGCCTGGACGAAGCCGCGACCGCCGACGGCGACCTGGACGTGCTGCTCTTCGACCACGTCCAGGTCCACTGGTGGGACCCGGCCCGCCCCAGCGGCGACACCGCGCTCATGGCGAAGGCCGGCCACGCCGTCACCCGACTGGCCGCCCGCCCCGAGCTCCTGACGGCCGCACCCCTGCTCGGCAACCGTGTGCTGCGCGCCGACTTCGCCCGCGCCCACGCCGACCTGCTGACCTCGGACCTGCCGCCCGCCCCGAACGCCCCGGCCGACGAGCGCCACCCGGCCTACGCGACCCTGCTGCTCGCCGACCGCATCGGCTGCCTCGACAAGGTCGCCCTCCACCACCGCCGGCTGCGCCGGGCCAGCCTGCCCCCGCTCTCCGCCGAGCAGCACTTCGCGGTGTTCGCGACGTACGAGCGCCTGCAGGAGCTCGCCGAGAGCAGCCCGAAGGCCGTACGCATCGCGCTCTACGACCTCATGGTCGAGGACTATCTGCGCACCATCGCCCGCCCCGGCCTGCTGCCCGCGGCCATCGCCCCGGACTACTTCCACCGCGCCGCCGAGCACGCCCGCCGCTACCGGCCCGACGGGTATCAGACGCCGGGCGGCCTGGCCGGCGTACGACGGAATCTGCTCGACCGCGACCAGTACACGGGCTACAAGGCCCTGAACACCGCCAACGCCAAGCGCCGCGGCCTGCAGTCCAAGCTCGGCGCCAAGAAGCGCAAGGTCGGCGCGGCGGTCCGCAAGCACCGCTACGGCAAGGCGCTCGAGCAGCCCGTCGACCGCGAGCTCGCCGTGTTCTCCGCGTACTGGGACCGCGGGGTGGCCTGCAACCCGGCCGCCATCGCAGCACGGCTCGGCGAACTGGCCCCCGAGATCCACCCGGTGTGGGTCGTCGCCCAGGACCGGGTGCCGCTCCTGCCGCCCGGCACCGACTTCGTGGTGCCCGGCAGCCGCCGCTACCTCGAAGTGATGGGGACCGCGAAGTTCCTGGTCAACAACGTCAACTTCCCCAATGCCATGGTGAAGCGGCCCGACCAGACCTACCTGCAGACCCACCACGGCACCCCGCTCAAGCGGATGGGCCTGGACCAGCTGGACTTCCCCGCGGCCTCCAAGGGCCTCAACTTCCGCAGCCTGCTCGCAAGGGTGGACCGCTGGGACTACAGCCTCTCCGCGAACAGCCACTCCACGCGGATGTGGGAGCACGCCTACCCGTCGCACTACACCTCGCTCGACTACGGCTATCCGCGCAACGACGTCTTCTACCGGGCGGGCGCGGAAGAAGTACGCGCCGTACGCGCCCGCCTCGGCATCGCCCCCGGCAAGCGGGCCCTGCTCTACGCGCCCACGCACCGCGACTACGAGGCCGGCTGGACCCCGCGCCTGGACCTCGCCGCGCTCAGCGAGGCGCTCGGTGAGGACACCGTGATCCTGGTGCGAGGCCACTACTTCTACGGCGGCGCGGCATCGCCGCTGGCGCGGCTGCGCAAGACGGGGCGGGTCATCGACGTCTCGGCGTACGACCCGGTCGAGGACCTGTGCCTGGCCGCCGACGCGCTGATCGCGGACTACTCCTCGATCATGTTCGACTACGCCAACCTGGACCGCCCGATCGTCATCTTCGCCGACGACTGGGAGATGTACGCCAAGACCCGAGGCGTCTACTTCGACCTGGTGGCCGACCAACCGCCCGGCCATGTCGCCTTCAGCCAGGACGAGTTGACGCAGCTGCTCGGCTCGCAGATGTGGCGCGACGAGGCGGCCGCCAAGCTGCGGGCCGACTTCCGGCGACGCTTCTGCGAGTTCGACGACGGTTTCGCCGCCGACCGGGTGGTCCGCCGGGTCTTCCTGGGCGAGCGCCCCGAAGCCCTCCCGCAGATCATCCCGGTCGAGGACCGTACCCCCGCACCGACCCCGGAAGAGGCCGCCGCCCGATGA
- a CDS encoding alpha/beta hydrolase → MGLTSKKLLLLAILVAVALFVLTMWLWPRFSRTTVRAWLGRLALLVCTQVAVLSVVLLYVNDKFEFYASWDDLFGTQQGEGVVQEVGPGGKLVQQSASQPLGGAGSKAPGIAGRIDTVKILGESTRIAATAKVYLPPQYFQKGDRHKKFPVILAITGYPGTVDGMINELKFAETARDKARKKKMPPAVMVFIRSAVTPPRDTECVNVPGGPQVETYFAKDLPKAVTSEYRVQTGPEHWVVTGYSTGGYCALKLPLMHPDVFSAGAGLSPYFSAKTDDTTGDLFQGNKKLQQENDLMWRMEHLPQPPVSLLATSSRKGEYDYGHTLKFLAATKPGPLRMYRMLLDEGGHNFNTWKREVPGTLVWLGKQLDPKKSP, encoded by the coding sequence ATGGGTCTCACCAGCAAGAAGCTGCTGCTGCTCGCCATACTCGTGGCGGTGGCGCTGTTCGTGCTCACCATGTGGCTGTGGCCACGGTTCTCCCGTACGACCGTGCGCGCCTGGCTGGGCCGGCTGGCACTGCTCGTCTGCACCCAGGTGGCCGTACTGTCCGTGGTGCTGCTGTACGTGAACGACAAGTTCGAGTTCTACGCCTCCTGGGACGACCTCTTCGGCACGCAGCAGGGCGAGGGCGTCGTCCAGGAGGTGGGTCCCGGCGGCAAGCTGGTTCAGCAGTCCGCGAGCCAGCCGCTGGGGGGTGCCGGGAGCAAGGCGCCGGGGATCGCCGGGCGGATCGACACCGTGAAGATCCTGGGCGAGTCCACCCGGATCGCCGCGACCGCGAAGGTCTATCTGCCGCCCCAGTACTTCCAGAAGGGCGACCGGCACAAGAAGTTCCCGGTCATCCTGGCGATCACCGGCTATCCCGGCACCGTCGACGGAATGATCAACGAGCTCAAGTTCGCCGAGACCGCCCGGGACAAGGCCCGCAAGAAGAAGATGCCGCCCGCGGTGATGGTCTTCATCCGCTCGGCGGTGACCCCGCCCCGGGACACCGAGTGCGTGAACGTGCCGGGCGGACCGCAGGTCGAGACGTACTTCGCGAAGGACCTGCCCAAGGCGGTGACCTCCGAGTACCGGGTCCAGACCGGGCCCGAGCACTGGGTCGTCACCGGCTACTCGACCGGGGGCTACTGCGCACTGAAGCTGCCGCTGATGCACCCCGACGTGTTCTCGGCGGGCGCCGGGCTCTCCCCCTATTTCTCGGCCAAGACCGACGACACCACCGGGGACCTCTTCCAGGGCAACAAGAAGCTGCAGCAGGAGAACGACCTGATGTGGCGCATGGAGCACCTGCCGCAGCCGCCGGTCTCGCTGCTGGCCACCAGCAGCCGCAAGGGCGAGTACGACTACGGCCACACGCTGAAGTTCCTGGCCGCGACCAAGCCTGGCCCGCTGCGGATGTACCGGATGCTCCTCGACGAGGGCGGCCACAACTTCAACACCTGGAAGCGCGAGGTGCCCGGAACCCTGGTGTGGCTGGGCAAGCAGCTGGACCCTAAGAAGTCGCCTTAA
- a CDS encoding ABC transporter ATP-binding protein, with the protein MKPDTHPVRAGGGPLTPTVIAENVDIVYRIIGTGSGRGSATSALTRIISRKERPGIREVHAVKGVSFTAFKGEAIGLIGTNGSGKSTLLRAVAGLLPCERGRIYTDGQPSLMGVNAALMDDLTGERNVTLGCLAMGMSREQVKERYDDIVDFSGINEKGDFISLPMRTYSSGMRARLRFSIGAAKDHDVLLIDEALATGDRRFQKRSEERIRELRQQAGTVFLVSHNNKSIADTCDRVLWLEGGVLRMDGPTGEVLEAYERFTGK; encoded by the coding sequence ATCAAGCCGGACACCCACCCGGTACGGGCCGGCGGCGGCCCGCTGACCCCCACCGTCATCGCCGAGAACGTCGACATCGTCTACCGGATCATCGGCACCGGCTCGGGCCGCGGCAGCGCCACCTCCGCGCTGACCCGGATCATCAGCCGCAAGGAGCGTCCCGGCATCCGCGAGGTGCACGCCGTCAAGGGCGTCTCCTTCACCGCCTTCAAGGGTGAGGCCATCGGCCTCATCGGCACCAACGGCTCCGGCAAGTCGACCCTGCTGCGGGCCGTCGCGGGGCTGCTGCCCTGCGAGAGGGGCCGGATCTACACCGACGGCCAGCCCTCCCTGATGGGCGTCAACGCCGCCCTGATGGACGACCTGACCGGCGAACGCAATGTCACGCTCGGCTGCCTCGCCATGGGCATGAGCCGCGAGCAGGTCAAGGAGCGCTACGACGACATCGTCGACTTCTCCGGGATCAACGAGAAGGGCGACTTCATCTCACTGCCCATGCGGACCTACTCCTCCGGCATGCGCGCCAGGCTCCGCTTCTCCATCGGCGCCGCCAAGGACCACGACGTACTCCTGATCGACGAGGCCCTGGCCACCGGCGACCGGCGCTTCCAGAAGCGATCCGAGGAGCGGATCCGGGAGCTGCGCCAGCAGGCCGGCACGGTCTTCCTGGTCAGCCACAACAACAAGTCGATCGCGGACACCTGCGACCGGGTCCTGTGGCTGGAGGGCGGAGTGCTGCGGATGGACGGCCCGACGGGCGAGGTCCTGGAGGCGTACGAGCGGTTCACCGGCAAGTAG
- a CDS encoding ABC transporter permease produces the protein MSQLLDAPPRKATPHEATLHEAAPHETAPHEAWTGPAARSATELAEQYGLAISNARPPLSTYAKQLWRRRHFITAFATAKLTSQYSEAKLGQIWQVMTPLLNAGVYYLIFGVLMNAKRGIDDYIPFLVTGVFVFTFTQSSVIAGTRAIAGNLGLVRALHFPRAALPISFCLQQLQQLLFSMVALAVIILGFGLPLSTSWLLVLPTLVLQFVFNAGLAMIMARMCAKTPDIAQLMPFVLRTWMYMSGVMFALSNVLKGHNVPHAVHVALECNPAAVYIDLMRFAVIDSFHKSQLPHHVWAWAIGWALLVGVGGFIYFWKAEETYGRG, from the coding sequence GTGAGTCAGCTCCTCGACGCCCCACCGCGTAAAGCGACACCTCACGAAGCGACACTTCATGAAGCGGCGCCGCACGAAACGGCGCCTCACGAAGCGTGGACAGGACCCGCGGCCCGCTCCGCCACCGAACTCGCCGAGCAGTACGGCCTGGCCATCAGCAACGCCCGCCCCCCGCTGTCCACGTACGCCAAGCAGCTCTGGCGGCGCCGGCACTTCATCACCGCCTTCGCCACCGCCAAGCTGACCTCGCAGTACAGCGAGGCGAAGCTCGGCCAGATCTGGCAGGTCATGACGCCGCTGCTCAACGCGGGCGTCTACTACCTCATCTTCGGCGTCCTGATGAACGCGAAGCGAGGCATCGACGACTACATCCCGTTCCTGGTCACCGGCGTCTTCGTGTTCACCTTCACGCAGTCCTCGGTGATCGCCGGGACCCGGGCCATCGCCGGAAACCTGGGCCTGGTGCGGGCGCTGCACTTCCCGCGGGCCGCACTGCCGATCTCGTTCTGTCTGCAGCAGCTGCAGCAGCTGCTGTTCTCGATGGTCGCCCTGGCCGTGATCATCCTCGGCTTCGGACTGCCGCTCTCGACCTCCTGGCTCCTCGTACTGCCCACCCTGGTGCTGCAGTTCGTGTTCAACGCGGGGCTCGCGATGATCATGGCCAGGATGTGCGCGAAGACCCCGGACATCGCACAGCTGATGCCGTTCGTGCTGCGGACCTGGATGTACATGTCCGGCGTGATGTTCGCGCTCTCGAACGTCCTCAAGGGCCACAACGTCCCGCACGCCGTCCATGTGGCGCTCGAGTGCAATCCGGCCGCCGTCTATATCGACCTGATGCGTTTCGCCGTGATCGACAGCTTCCACAAGAGCCAGCTGCCGCACCACGTGTGGGCCTGGGCCATCGGGTGGGCGCTACTGGTCGGCGTGGGCGGGTTCATCTACTTCTGGAAGGCAGAGGAGACCTACGGCCGTGGCTGA
- a CDS encoding TetR/AcrR family transcriptional regulator, translating into MTDPADAPRSTPSARRRAPAGAAVLREDKTEAIRAAVFAELAAVGYARMSMEGIARRAGVGKTAVYRRWRSKLHLVLDLVSALAVQGLPAPDTGSLEGDLRLLYEVSARALRHPVASQIIPDLQAEAARNPEIREPLQKALRESQYGVAHGIVQAAIGRGELRPGLDEELALDLISGPLYWRSLVVRVPLPGGYLGALAGATAAGLRAL; encoded by the coding sequence ATGACTGACCCCGCCGACGCCCCCCGATCCACCCCGTCCGCCCGGCGCAGAGCCCCTGCCGGGGCCGCCGTCCTGCGCGAGGACAAGACCGAGGCGATCCGCGCTGCGGTCTTCGCGGAGCTGGCCGCGGTGGGCTACGCCCGGATGTCCATGGAGGGCATCGCGCGCCGCGCGGGCGTGGGAAAGACGGCGGTCTACCGGCGCTGGCGATCCAAGCTGCACCTGGTCCTGGACCTGGTCTCGGCGCTCGCGGTGCAGGGGCTGCCGGCGCCGGACACGGGGTCGCTCGAGGGGGATCTGCGACTGTTGTACGAAGTCTCCGCGCGGGCCCTGCGGCATCCCGTGGCGAGCCAGATCATCCCGGACCTGCAGGCGGAGGCCGCGCGTAACCCGGAGATCCGGGAGCCGCTGCAGAAAGCTTTGCGCGAGAGCCAGTACGGAGTCGCCCATGGCATCGTCCAGGCTGCCATCGGGCGGGGGGAGCTCCGCCCGGGGCTGGACGAGGAGTTGGCACTCGATCTGATTTCGGGGCCGCTGTACTGGCGGTCGTTGGTGGTGCGGGTTCCCTTGCCGGGAGGGTATTTGGGGGCCTTGGCGGGGGCTACCGCGGCCGGGCTGCGGGCTCTTTGA
- the galE gene encoding UDP-glucose 4-epimerase GalE, protein MTWLITGGAGYIGAHVVRAMTEAGEQAVVYDDLSTGVAERVPAGVPLVRGSVLDRELLDRTIAEHGITGVVHLAGKKQVGESVELPLHYYHENIEGLRVLLAAVAAAGVGSFVFSSSASVYGMPDIDLVTEDTPCAPMSPYGETKLAGEWLVRAVGRAHGLSTASLRYFNVAGAAAPELADTGVFNVVPMVFEKLTEGAAPRIFGDDYPTPDGTCVRDYIHVADLADAHVATARKLAAAEAGTDLTLNIGRGEGVSVREMVDLINEVSAYDIAPEVTPRRAGDPARVVASAERIATELGWSAKHDVRAMVTSAWAGWVRLHPEAARS, encoded by the coding sequence ATGACCTGGCTGATCACCGGCGGCGCCGGCTACATCGGGGCGCACGTCGTCCGCGCCATGACCGAGGCCGGCGAGCAGGCCGTCGTGTACGACGACCTGTCGACCGGGGTCGCCGAGCGCGTCCCCGCGGGCGTGCCCCTGGTGCGGGGATCCGTCCTCGACCGCGAACTGCTCGACCGCACGATCGCCGAACACGGCATCACGGGCGTCGTGCATCTGGCGGGCAAGAAGCAGGTCGGCGAGTCCGTCGAACTGCCGCTGCACTACTACCACGAGAACATCGAGGGCCTGCGCGTCCTGCTCGCAGCGGTCGCCGCTGCGGGCGTCGGCTCCTTCGTCTTCTCCTCCTCCGCCTCGGTGTACGGCATGCCCGACATCGACCTCGTCACCGAGGACACGCCCTGCGCGCCGATGAGCCCGTACGGCGAGACGAAGCTGGCCGGCGAGTGGCTGGTGCGCGCGGTCGGCCGGGCGCACGGCCTGTCCACGGCGTCGCTCCGCTACTTCAACGTGGCGGGGGCGGCGGCGCCCGAACTCGCGGACACCGGCGTCTTCAACGTCGTCCCGATGGTCTTCGAGAAGCTCACCGAGGGCGCGGCCCCCCGCATCTTCGGCGACGACTACCCCACCCCGGACGGCACCTGCGTCCGCGACTACATCCACGTGGCCGACCTGGCGGACGCCCATGTGGCCACCGCCCGCAAGCTCGCCGCGGCCGAGGCCGGGACCGATCTGACGCTCAACATCGGGCGGGGCGAGGGGGTTTCGGTGCGCGAGATGGTCGACCTCATCAATGAGGTCTCGGCGTACGACATCGCCCCGGAGGTGACACCGCGCCGCGCCGGCGACCCGGCCCGGGTGGTCGCGTCCGCGGAGCGCATCGCGACGGAGCTGGGCTGGTCGGCCAAGCACGACGTGCGGGCGATGGTCACTTCGGCTTGGGCGGGGTGGGTTCGGCTGCATCCGGAGGCGGCTCGGAGCTGA
- a CDS encoding glycosyltransferase family 2 protein — protein sequence MNSLPPRSSQVCVVVIGYNDAAHVADAVRSALAQGPAVREVIAVDDCSDDESPEILRRLAADEPRLKVVLRDTNSGGCGSPRNDGIDACASPYVMFLDSDDLLPPGAVDALLTAATEHRTEVTAGLCVRVELPSGREVAWQPELYDVPAIVERPQDRPRLVHDTLCVNKLYETDFLRAHAIRFPEGRFIYEDFVFTARVLAAAPRIALISNTVYRWHVRRSAAKLSISLDRSGIANWKARMEAHRQVVDILLGAGEKRLARAARAKFLDHGLRMYTKELGARSPEYRREWWDLTRAYLRTFDTADFELAPAPGRVIGRVVMASPDPVDLPRLQQVAARPARLTPPYPRTGSGTPVWSADLPQVTLEHLLVRPMRLLPLAVDAELRPRARASVLSLRLHELYGRVAAAEPTYVDVELRARNGGRCGLRRTAAWAPAQGSGGTASWTADVLLDLAALDRGVWDLRIRLRFADGTTRDTTGQATAGAPGLRPRILPHRRRGVLLVRPYATTAANLAVRVAPGVRAAGGVVRGRLKRLFGPG from the coding sequence GTGAATAGCCTGCCGCCCCGGTCGTCCCAGGTCTGCGTCGTCGTGATCGGTTACAACGACGCGGCCCATGTGGCTGACGCGGTGCGCTCAGCCCTCGCCCAGGGCCCCGCCGTCCGCGAGGTGATCGCGGTCGATGACTGCTCCGACGACGAGAGCCCCGAAATCCTGCGGCGCCTGGCCGCCGACGAACCCCGCCTGAAGGTCGTCCTGCGGGACACCAACAGCGGCGGTTGCGGCAGTCCCCGCAACGACGGCATCGACGCCTGTGCGTCGCCGTATGTGATGTTCCTGGACAGCGACGATCTGCTGCCGCCCGGAGCGGTGGACGCGCTGCTCACCGCCGCCACCGAGCACCGCACGGAGGTCACCGCCGGCCTGTGCGTGCGCGTGGAGCTGCCGTCGGGGCGCGAGGTGGCCTGGCAGCCCGAGCTGTACGACGTGCCTGCCATCGTCGAGCGTCCGCAGGACCGGCCCCGCCTCGTCCACGACACCCTCTGCGTGAACAAGCTGTACGAGACGGACTTCCTGCGCGCGCACGCGATCCGCTTCCCCGAGGGCCGGTTCATCTACGAAGACTTCGTCTTCACCGCGCGCGTCCTCGCCGCCGCGCCCCGGATCGCCCTGATCTCGAACACCGTCTACCGCTGGCACGTCCGCCGGTCCGCCGCCAAGCTCTCCATCTCCCTCGACCGGTCCGGCATCGCCAACTGGAAGGCCCGGATGGAGGCCCACCGCCAGGTCGTCGACATCCTTCTGGGCGCCGGCGAGAAGCGCCTCGCCAGGGCGGCCCGCGCCAAGTTCCTCGACCACGGCCTGCGCATGTACACCAAGGAGCTGGGCGCCCGCAGCCCCGAGTACCGGCGCGAGTGGTGGGACCTCACCCGGGCCTATCTGCGCACCTTCGACACGGCCGACTTCGAGCTGGCCCCGGCCCCCGGCCGGGTCATCGGCCGGGTCGTCATGGCCTCGCCCGACCCCGTCGACCTGCCCCGCCTGCAGCAGGTCGCGGCCCGCCCCGCCCGCCTCACGCCGCCCTACCCGCGCACCGGCTCCGGCACCCCGGTCTGGTCGGCCGACCTCCCCCAGGTCACCCTCGAACACCTCCTCGTACGCCCCATGCGCCTGCTGCCCCTCGCGGTCGACGCGGAACTGCGGCCACGCGCGCGTGCCTCCGTTCTGTCCCTCCGGCTGCACGAGCTGTACGGCCGGGTGGCGGCTGCGGAACCGACGTACGTGGACGTGGAGCTGCGCGCACGCAACGGCGGCCGGTGCGGACTGCGGCGGACCGCGGCGTGGGCGCCCGCACAGGGTTCCGGGGGCACCGCGAGCTGGACCGCCGACGTGCTGCTCGACCTGGCCGCGCTCGACCGCGGCGTCTGGGACCTGCGCATCCGGCTCCGCTTCGCCGACGGCACCACCCGCGACACGACCGGGCAGGCGACGGCGGGCGCGCCCGGACTGCGCCCCCGTATCCTGCCGCACCGGCGCCGCGGCGTCCTGCTCGTCCGCCCGTACGCCACCACGGCGGCGAACCTCGCAGTGCGGGTCGCACCCGGGGTGCGGGCGGCGGGCGGGGTGGTCCGGGGGCGGCTGAAGCGGCTGTTCGGCCCGGGCTGA
- a CDS encoding glycosyltransferase 87 family protein: protein MTPHPTPTAPALTAAAPEAGPTAATAGRRAQLPSLPSVLLATWGVTRCVMLALLLLDGRAPLGVGGVAREVHELYFRWYGVLAQGGFPVGDPLWQYPPAAGPVLLAPGLLPGLTYFQGFVALTLAADAVVAYALVRTGRRPGRSLKGAALWVGGLPLLLHLPLARYDVQVTAFAVLALLVLPASLPAGTRAWGSSDPTSQGTRAWRPIVCGVLTALGTLVKVWPALALLGTPRGRTTRAAWTSALVSAAALLLTLTALFAHPFAFLRQQGGRGIQIESLAGTLLAFARHAGWPGEVRYQYGAMEYVGPYVTLLAQASLLLTALACAALLFWRVRAGRWTEATPYDAALCAVLLFTLTSRVISPQYLIWLLGLAAVCLTSRATTQRPVAVLLLAAAGVSTLVYPVLYEDVMAGTWTGCVVLGVRNALLVGAAVLSWRGLWRSVHAK from the coding sequence ATGACACCGCACCCGACACCCACCGCCCCCGCCCTGACCGCCGCGGCACCCGAAGCCGGACCCACGGCCGCCACTGCCGGACGCAGGGCCCAACTCCCTTCCTTGCCCAGCGTGTTGCTTGCCACCTGGGGCGTGACGCGCTGCGTGATGCTGGCCCTGCTCCTCCTCGACGGACGCGCGCCGCTCGGTGTCGGCGGGGTGGCGCGCGAGGTGCACGAGCTCTACTTCCGCTGGTACGGGGTGCTGGCCCAGGGCGGCTTCCCGGTGGGCGACCCGCTCTGGCAGTACCCGCCGGCGGCGGGCCCGGTGCTGCTCGCGCCGGGGCTGCTGCCGGGACTCACCTACTTCCAGGGCTTCGTGGCCCTGACGCTCGCGGCGGACGCGGTGGTCGCGTACGCCTTGGTGCGGACGGGACGGCGACCGGGGCGCAGCCTGAAGGGGGCCGCGCTCTGGGTCGGCGGCCTCCCGCTCCTCCTGCACCTCCCGCTCGCCCGCTACGACGTACAGGTCACGGCCTTCGCGGTGCTCGCCCTGCTGGTGCTTCCGGCATCACTTCCGGCGGGCACGCGCGCGTGGGGCTCGTCAGACCCGACATCGCAAGGCACGCGCGCGTGGCGGCCGATCGTCTGCGGCGTGCTCACCGCGCTCGGCACCCTGGTGAAGGTCTGGCCCGCCCTCGCCCTCCTCGGCACCCCGCGCGGCCGCACCACCCGCGCGGCCTGGACCTCGGCGCTCGTCTCGGCGGCGGCCCTGCTCCTGACCCTGACCGCGCTCTTCGCGCACCCCTTCGCCTTCCTCCGCCAGCAGGGCGGCCGGGGCATCCAGATCGAGTCGCTCGCCGGCACCCTCCTCGCCTTCGCCCGGCACGCGGGCTGGCCGGGCGAGGTGCGCTATCAGTACGGGGCGATGGAGTACGTGGGCCCGTACGTCACCCTCCTGGCCCAGGCCTCCCTCCTGCTCACCGCGCTCGCCTGCGCCGCGCTGCTGTTCTGGCGGGTGCGGGCCGGGCGCTGGACGGAGGCCACCCCCTATGACGCCGCCCTCTGCGCCGTCCTGCTGTTCACCCTCACCAGCCGCGTGATCAGCCCCCAGTACCTGATCTGGCTGCTCGGCCTCGCCGCCGTCTGCCTCACCTCGCGCGCGACCACCCAGCGCCCGGTGGCGGTGCTGCTCCTTGCCGCGGCCGGGGTGAGCACGCTCGTCTATCCGGTCCTGTACGAGGACGTCATGGCCGGGACCTGGACGGGCTGCGTGGTGCTCGGGGTGCGCAACGCGCTGCTGGTGGGGGCGGCGGTGCTGTCGTGGCGGGGCCTGTGGCGCTCCGTGCACGCAAAGTGA